GCGATCGCTATATTCCTCCTGCCCACGACCTGGAAACCCTCCTTACCTATCCTCCCGATTCCCTGGGGTACATTTATGCAGCCCAGATGAAGAAGACGGGGTTTGATCCCAACCTACATGTTGGAATGATGGCGGAATCCGATGCCCATTACGTCGAGCTGCGACTGAGCCAAACCCATGACCTCCGGCACATTGTGACAGGCTTTGCCACCTCTGAAATGGGTGAAATTGGCTTACAGGCATTCCATTTGCCGCAGTTTCCCTATCCGTTGGCAACCCTATTGGTCGCTAATAGTTTGA
This portion of the Trichocoleus sp. FACHB-46 genome encodes:
- a CDS encoding Coq4 family protein, with translation MVDGLLGTPAYDLLAQHLNQDPACAALICDRYIPPAHDLETLLTYPPDSLGYIYAAQMKKTGFDPNLHVGMMAESDAHYVELRLSQTHDLRHIVTGFATSEMGEIGLQAFHLPQFPYPLATLLVANSLITSTLMEPERLPKLLEAIAQGQDLRRSNIRLEQ